Below is a genomic region from Eupeodes corollae chromosome 1, idEupCoro1.1, whole genome shotgun sequence.
acaaaataatcccggataaacagttcgggttcaaggcgggtcatgacacaattcatgctgcgtctaagctcgtttctgatatccaatggaataaatcaaaacaacaatgcacaggtgctgttctgggtagtcattccgtaattttcaaaacgataatcgtcaaaacgattatcattaacgatatcgtcaataatttgcttcacgtaactttatcactatcgtctcgttcaatcgttttcagtatgagttcgttgagtatattcaaaatgtcaaaatgaactcaacgaaagataagcttgttcaataacttgaaaatgttattaaactgggtttttctctatgggaaattttgaaaatttgcaaaaaacgtattgttaataaacataccaattattttgtgatgtttgttgttattgtcagggaacataacttggcttcaaaaatatttaatgtttccaaaactactttggattagtgctttgtgcaagagcgatacaaaaattgttgcctgtcgaatataccaatgttcctaCGCCCCAAAGTTTTAATAGTtacaacaaatttgaatattgaatgtatatatgtacattatgtatgtagaacgacaaccttctggtaaatttattgtttataatatcattataaagtcctcttttgcaattccaaaactacaagtgttttatttatttaacaacaattaagagagattactaatgttttgtatttaaaaaatgcgtaactgaattcattgtatttttttaaatttttttattttcattttgtaacaaaactaaactacaccgaaacttttttgcttcaatttgcttagttgtcaatggaaattaatagcagacgatacctacttagctatcgtgcaaacgctatcgtttggacgatatcactttgacgattatcgtcttacgtgaagtgagactatcgtcgaaacgatatcgtcgaacgattatcgttttacggaatgacccccctggttgatttggaaaaggcctttgacaccgtatggttagagggtttTTACCTAAAGCTGAggaggcttggcataagcaagccattgttgtatatactttatgatatgcttaacggtagaaagtttgttgtcaaaagtggcaatgcaacttctaccacaacattctcaattaaaaatgttattcaacagggagcggtgaattcgccgattcttttcagcatttacaccagcgatctgttAGGTAGTCTttcaaaggcaattgcgtacgccaacgatctagaacggcccgaaaggttgacgttattagaattctcttgcagcgtgatttcgacaagattcagcgataatgcgacgactggaaactgaaaataaatgtgcagaagtcagagacaattctgttccggactgcattggctagggccacgaggaaTACGTGCatgaattggcgcaagatggttatcgttgatcttcacgggcagccattagcgagcaaaagtgtattTATGTTTCGACAAGAattataaatgctgctctgcccagggccagaggagccttcgctttgACGAAACGGCTATTTTACCGCAGTTGGCTTGACCTACACTCCAGAATGAAAGtcatttgctacatggccctcatacgcccgtttatggttgtcctgtgtagttcaacgttgccccttcccagatggagaagtttcgggtgttcgagcggcagtgcttacgacgctgtaccggcttatatcgaacagccgaatcttcttacgtgcatttctattccaacgaggtcctatacaacaggTCTCGAaacaacagaattgacaatttcgtgataatactcgttcgaggtcacattgcaagagctacatATGTCTTTgaccaataatttaattttcgggacgttctatccgaacgacgagtattttgaaagtgcacatTTGAGGCTTCATTCCagcagaggcattcctctttttagatagatgcggtctgatataggatagattggcagATCCACTAATCTACCACGCCAGACGATAAACCGTGGAAAGGCGACAGGGAGATACCTATAACAAAAACCATTCTATTAATCTTTTATGCATACTCAGGAATATGATATAGCCAGGCTCATTGCAATATGTAGTTAAGAGATGCCGATAAGAGATTTTTGTAGTTGCGGTGGCCAAGATGAAGGGTCATGACCAGTTCTAGAATGTCAACTTTCGGAAGGTTATTCATTAACGATCACGATAAACTTTCCAAAATGAAAAGCCAAAGACCTGATTTCCTTTCTGAACGCAACATAATAGCTATAGCATCACTGGCTCGTAAGTCATTATACACTGCCAACCACTAGAATGAGTccacaaattattttggaatcgatttttgcttttttatagcTGGTAAAAATTTTGTACCCGGAAACGGTTACTGCCTGTAAATATTTCCTTGCAAGATTTTACAAGTacgatcttttaaaaacttttgttaagaaTACCCAaaagagtgttgaaaacaattgttttaatttaatttgaaatgcaCATTGGCTCTAGACGGACTTTGACAgctccaaaaaaaacaaaaatagatgctTTAAAGGATTTGGGACTTTCAGGAcgtaaaataagaaagagactTAACACAAAAAGATGGGAATCATCAAAAAGGGTAGAAGGCAGAAGTAACAATATTATGAGAAAAACATCATTTAATTTTAGGGCTTGTCTCAAACTCCCCACTACCAGCGACTAAAATAAGGGTCAAAAGCTCACTAGCAGCCAGAATATTCACGGTACAAAggataatataaaaaagtgataCTAAACAgagaagaaaactaaaaactaaacctTTTTTGAGGCAAGGACTATCCGATGAATTTTGCAAGAGAGCATGTTACTTGGTGCAGTCAATTGGTAAGGAAGAGTGAAGGAGTAAAAACAAGTAAAACCTTGACGGCCAATTGGTTACAACTTGCATTTCCATGATCTAAGAAAGAATGAGccaattttgaaaagacatcATAGCGTACATTTGGTTTAATGGTTTGGGGAGCTATAGCCCACCATGACCTTgaagtttttgtaaacaatagtAAACGGGAATAACTAGACATTTTTGCAGGAACCGtcatttccaaaaatgaaaaacatttgtAGACCTCAAAcatggattttccaacaaggCAATGCCCACATCCACATTTCCAGGGTAAGAAGTTGAATTCAATCAGAATACGTGGAACTTATGCCATGGCCTTCGTTTTGACTGCACTTTAACCTAATTGCAAACTTTTGGCCATGGCTTTCTAGTAAAGTGTACGAAAATAGCagacaatttgaagaaatttcaatCCAAGGTTAACGTGATTCTTGGGTCCAAATGTCctgtaattattaaaaaaaaattgaatttttctattcCACACCGTCTTATAGAGGTTCTATTCAAAAATGGGGGACATAGTCACATGTCTAACGAGTTTGCAAAATTAAGACGTTGGCTATTGCGTGCAGCATTCAAGGGTGGTTGCACCTTTCCTGAAATGATGTGGCTTTCTTGACTCTTCTTTTGCGGctggaattttattgaatttttttcaaaagctcaTATTAGCTATAAAGTTAAATATGATTAACTATCAAATTTAGTTATTACTTACTGAATAAGGGTACTTTACCATACCTTTCTTTGTCCTTGAGTAGTTGCACCTTTTTCTAACTTCGCTGGCTATATGACGGATGGTTTTGCCAATAGTTAAGCTCGACTTTGGCTTATTTTCTCCTTGGTTAGATCCTTACCTCTAGTCACACTTGTTCATTCTATCATAAAATACTCGTATTAAGCTCCCAAACAATCTTAGTATCTTTTTATGTGACTTAAAACACGCTTATAGGTAAATTTAGattcatgtgacacaaaaagcaggtactttttatgaacttttttcgaaataaacgctataaaacttgtatttatgaACTTACCCCATTCATTTtacttttggatttttccaaaaaacttaatgatttgaaaaatatcgtcaaataaaaaacgaaaaaagtttttccctattcatgtgacacgaagtgtaccttaatttgacatttaagcATAAAGATACTGACGTATGAACAAGGCTTCTAAACGTTGGCTTAATGGATACGTCAATTAAAAAATCTACTGAATTTAAAGTGATGATACTCCAGGACGGAATTCTTAAACTTCGTTGTATCCACAAATGAGTTTTTGGTGTTGATTTATAGGTTGGTGAATAAATTggtccgtatttttttaaaaacgatgctGGCGATAACTTACAGTAAATATTGACGGCTATAGGCCATGACTACTTCGTTAATCAATTGAACAACCATGATGTGCAGAAGCTGTGGTTTCTATTAGTCACACCGAGACCGGTAAGAACGTAACGATTGTCCACTTAGACGTCAATATTTGCCGTTTTATTGCCGGTGTGTAGACatacattttggaaaaagtcaTCGAAAAGATTATACTACGTTTGTGTGAGCTGTGGTGGTCATATGCAAGAAATCATACTTAAATTATAATGCCTAAAGATAGCCTTTCgagtaaagtaaatttttgttggttttctaAAATCATctctattttattctatttcaaagttttgtacCTCTGCAAGAACACCCTTTACAACGAAACATCGAGTCAGATTATTTGAATACTTTATAAATTGATACTGTCCTGATGATTCATTGAAGTAGGTTAAAGTCCCAAAACTGATATCTTTCCAATGGAGTCAATCCTAATTACATATTCATTGTAAAGTAATCACATTctaagaaataaatgaaaatgtatttgaaataaattttcctatgatagaaaataaaagtGTTATCAATAGAGATATCCTGCTGTCACTATATCCGGCCATTTGGTAAATGTTTTACTTCTTGTATAACCTTTTATATTGGTTTGATTTTTGACCTGAAAAATAGGTCAAAATCTCAAAGAATAATTATAACAATACGAAAACCGAATGACATTATGTAATTGGTTTGCAATATCCTTCCGGTTAATGCAATTGTATACATGCTCGTACCGTTTATGGGAAATGGACATCTGATGTGttgtaataaattatttctcACCAATTATGGGCTACGTACAACAAAAAGCCTTTCTTTGAATTTCGTGTGAATATGTtgccaaaaaaaagaagttggtATAGATTTTAAGGAAAGGGGAGGTTTGAATAAGTGATGAAAAATCAATGTTGtacaattttcacaaaatacGAACACGCCTCtttcattcacaaaaaaaagaaggaagctATATTTTATTTGTCGGCCTTTTGTGTAACGGGTTCTTGAAgaccaaaattgatttatttctcaCCAAGCATAAATAAGTGGTGAGAACACCTTCATAATGTATATGACTATGTACTTGtgtgatttttaataatatatcgaaaaaaatatattacttgACTGATTTTTTAGAATCTCTTtcccagaaaaaaaaatgatcaattCTTTTTAAGGAAGTTTCAGCagaataaattataaacttgGATTATAATCAAACTGATAAATTCTGcttgttaaatgatttttacaatagaaattttaatctcctcaaatgaagatttcaaataaaactcattgaaatctacttggaaacattagtttgtcaaatcaaacaaacttttttttcggagAATAATTCTTGAACCGACCCATTTAAAcgccaattttgtttattggcagatggaaatttcaacaaaaactatCTGACTCACCATatgattcaaattgaaaacaataaacaataaacaactcaaaaactaaaacaaaagaaatcaaaaacgaaataaaatgtaagtatacaaaaataataaatacataggcacaagaataaaataaaactaattacaattggttgttatgacaacgtcaaattaatctccttttctttggtggaaacacttcatgatttattttaaatcgtttgccttaaatctcggattattttttggtggaaacgtactattatgcatacatacatatgtacatgaaaattgaattttatattgtatatatttttgaaagatagaactatttttataataaaaaatattttgtaaactgctcttttattaaacttttgtttcgGTGAGAATTAGAATGCAAATTGATAGACTCAATCGTGTAGCTATAGCTgtcaaaactgtcaaaatttaaagaaagaaactgGGCTGCAAAGCTTAAGAATTGCATCGAGCAAGTGAAGAAACCTTTGGTAATATTAAGCAAGTGAAATGTTTTgaatactcttttttttttttttgtaaagtgtatttatttatttaaagaaactcTTTTTAAAACAAGTGTCGTGGAAAAAGAATTGATTTGGCTTTcgttcagttaaaaaaaaaatactaagttaTCAATTTTCCAACAAGCTAAACAACTGTTCGTACTTAGaagataaatagatagatatataGATTTATTGTCTATTTTTCAAATgtaagtttacaaaaaagtattattctttaattttaagacatGACTATTAAAGCCGTCCACCCGAGTTTAGCAAAATGTACATAATAAAGTATTGTAAGaggtatgttaaaaattttctgCAATTAGGTATAGCTCTTCTATATTTTGATGCTTGTGGATTTTTCCCAGTCATCgccatttaaaatcattttcatttctggTTCCTCCAGTTCTAGTTTCCCAAGAAAATGAATCCTGAACTCCTTTAAGATTTGGTGAGGATTGTGGAAGGTTGAAAATtcgctttaagaaaaatcagaGCAGTTTTTCTACTGTATCGTATGATTTGTATCCCCACACTTGAGCTCCATATAGCATTATTGATTTGGAAACTGGCTGGTGTTGATTCCCCCAATGAATGCTTGTGGACTTAAATTGCATCCTTGTTTCACACCTGTAAccgtttcaaaaaaatttgacagttggcTACCGTCCCGAACAGCAGAAGTCGTTTGTTCATACACTTTTTCAATCAAGTTGCCAAATTTTCTTGATAGACCTATGTATAttgtacaatttataaaaaagtgcgaTTCTGTCCAccgtatcaaatgcttttagGTCCAAAAAACGCATAGAGCTTTCTCTTTTCTCTGATAAATGTCTGAGCTGTCGTATTCAGAATGAAGATTTGATCTATGGTCGTACTTAGTATTAGTAAGGGGCCAGttttagctatcattgaaatcgatccaaaatcgaaagaaaaaagtttgaatgataacaaataaaaataatatactgaATGaccggaaatcacacaaagaattttgtttaagaataaaaagtgtaattgcgcattaatttgtctctaaaaatgtattttactttttcattttcctAAATAGctgatacttttttaaaagttaatcgaatcattccactgatttgtgttccaattttaaacaatgccaatgacagatttctgtcagtaaacattttttggtggatttcaatcaggacaatttttttaatgacagctataaatgacctttaaaaaaaatccaatgtttgttttcaatgatgaaaaccaatgatagttaTAAATGGCGCCTAAATGTTTCACAGATCAAATCTTATGGCATGATAAAATATTCGGTACTGCCAAAAAAGATGCtaagtgcttaggatttctccaacGGTTCTAGAAATGTGTCACCACTTCACTTCTGGCtgtaattgaaaaacccttcatTGGTACAAAACCcaaatataactcgcatattccTGGTAAGATGTCTTGTCCTAAAGGAGTTCAGGATTAATTTTTTTGGGAAACTAGAACTGGAGGAaccagaaatgaaaattattttaaatggtgcTGACTGAAAAAATTGCACAACCATTGTCAACAAACATCGAAATATAGAAGAGCTataattgaagaaaatgtttaacataCCTCTTAGAATACTTTATTATGCACATTTTATTAAACTCGAGCAGACGGCTTCTATAGTCatgtcttaaaattaaagaatgaatttatttgtaaacttaaatttggaaaatgagcaataaatctatctatctaacacATTTAACATATAACAATCatgtttaaaaatgatgttttgaaaatttgagcaggtattaaatatttaagatcAGATTCGAATTAAACactaagtgcgtttttttggtatttcataCATAGTACAGtgaaacgatccgcagtagccagatttttgtatttaaaaattggtacaactgaaaaaagatctgtcagaataataataaaaaaaaactaactaaatataatcaaatggacaattttcaagaaaaaatcttaagaaaacatctggaaattgactttctataaaaaaagttatttaacaaTAGCTTCAAAGAGGGAGTTTGTTCGTAGAaaactacattaacatgtggtgctGAAGCGCGATTggagctcgcctcaattctgtATATACCTGAAActagttgaaatgagcttgattcgactcgatttcgTTAGGGGATTTTAGTAGGgtcaaaatttgttaagaaaaacctgtgtggatgAGTTAGTTTTACAGAAAATGCATTATAGACTGTTTATTTGCgtgtttatgtacaaaaaatatagttttgttttaatcaaattaaaaaatgtatatagagTAGCTAGcctattcttatatggtgctgaactattcagttcttcattgtttaacacgaatcaaaatatctcacttgcacttcataaaaaacaccatttgcattttagaaagtgctgtcaaacttaatcatttttaaatctttttgttggGTGGAGACACCAAAAGGATTCATTTAatataaactgagataaaccttttttggcaaCATACcataacataaatatattttctattgttttctctttcaAAATAAGCACAGtttgtccattttcattaacaaaactaaataatatcaacattacaaattgatttttttcctatggaaaacacatgattccaaatgcacaactactcaacgaacacagccatcgagatacaaatgcaatatcaatcgtaccaacatttgaaaacgaaatcacataagatccaatCGAGActcttataaatgtcaaaaaacccaTCCGCATTAAGAttctattttaacttttatcggtagtattcatactgtggatattgtttttgttattcgtgaaAAACCCTAccatactatggatagattttccaacaaaacacgggtactataaatttactcaaaaaaaacatttcttcagaatcaaaaaaaaattaaactccaGTCTTCTCAAACCTACATTAAAAGAGAAACGAAGACTTACAAATGATACAAACATGAAATAGAAGACAAAGATTTgcactttgcaaaatcatcatccaatGTATTGATAAAAACTATGTTGCGTTGTATTTAAGCCTTAAAAACACCTTTTTCGGTTGtctctaaaatttattttaaaaacaaacatgattgaaaaattatataggGCTTTGCTTCGACTTGAAGAACATTAAATCCTTTTAAATGGGATTGCTTCGTTTATaggacaacaaacaaaaataatttgttggaCTACTGTAATCTACTAGATtaaaaattgtgaaatgaaaaaaaatgataaagatatatatatattgtatataaaaGAGATAATCAAAATATCAATACTGCCAAATTCATAAATGATTTCTTATaacgaatttattttatttagaactaCTATATTTATAATAGAAATCTTCAACATTACTGTACTGAGTTGTTTCAtctaaaaattcttaaacaaacaaacctaaatcgTTGACAGTTGGTTGACATctcatttttgacaacaaattctTAACTCTGTCAACATAAACAAACTTGGTGGAAGAAAATGCGTACTGCATTTgcatattattttgtaattcttttaatttaaaacgaaacgtttaatttagaaattaagttaaaataaaatgttaacaatatGTGATTTGAATCTTGACTGTCTAGTTAAGATATTCTGCTACTGCAATGCATCTGACTTAGTGAATTTGTGTCGTGCCAGTTCATTTTTCAACTCTGTCATAAACAATCATATTTATTTCGCCAAAACATTGGATCTTCTTCTCTGTGGACATCGAGATGATCCTGCTATTTGTGAAAGGTAAACTAATACATTAGGTTTAagtagttaaataaataaaataaaaataaatctctttGAAGAACCTTCAATAACCTTTCCTATCGAAGTCGTCTTTCAATTGGAACCAATTGGATCAATGGACGCTACAAGGAGACAACTTACTTCAATAGCAACCGAATGTGTGCAGCTAAAATCCACTTGGACAAAGAAAACTTGTACATAACTCACCAAAGATACCTAAGGATTCATAAGCGATTGAGAGACGAGCCATTAAGAAGACGCTGGAGTGAAGAGATTTGCACAAGTGCCAAAGCAGATATTTCTGATTTCGTGAAGAAGAAAGACACACTATTTGCTGGTCGTGTCTATGGCAGTGGCTTTATCTATGAAGATGGAATAACTACCGACGTGCGTCTTCATGACGTCAATGAGTACCTTTGGTGTGTTGATTTTAGCAACAACTTGTTCCTCTCGAGCACCGACAAGTGCACAAAACTCTGGCAACGTGCTGATCAATTCGGTCTACTCTACCTAGACCTAGTCAAAGACTACCCTGAGTCATACAAAACCATGCAATTCATCCCAGATGGGGATAGGTTCTATGGGGGCTTATACACAGATCAAGGACAGAGAGCACTGAGGGAAGTCGACATCGAAAcgtaataaaaagaaactagtcatgtttaaaaattttataaattttttttgttagggaAACTGTGCGCACTCTCAACTCAAAAACTTTTTCCATCTATGACCTCAAACTCAAAGACGACAATGTTATTTTTACCGCTAATTTCGACACTACATTCCGAATGTATGATCGTCGAGTCGACGCTGATGTCGGTATATGGGAGGACCAATTTGGTTCTTCAATCTATTGTCTGGAATACGATGGTCTCTATGCTGTTTTGTGTGGCGTCAAACATCACTGCCGAGTGAATCTGTACGACATTCGAATGCCTGAAAAATGTGTTCAGATTTACTTTCCATCGGCGAGAAATGGCCGAACATCGCCTGTTTACAGTATAGCATGTGATAGTCGGTATTTATTTGTGGCCACAGATCGTAATTTAAGAGTTCTTGATTTCAAGGCGGATTGGGCAGCCAATCGGGACTATCGGAATCTATTTAAAACCGTTATAAGAGGCTGACATCGTTGCTACATTATAGCTTTGTTGATTGGTGTGTTTCCTGGCATAGCAGACTCTTTAAACAATTAACCAGAGAGTCTAggaatttcatacaaaaaggacAAAAGGTGTTagaaaacatcttttttaataGTTATTTATGCTAATAgtaagtttatgaaaaaaaaggtaaaGAATCCGTCTGGTCCGGATTTTTATAGGTTTAAGTatgaaaaaagatgaaatttaataaaacacaatttgcgaaaaacttatttcttttgtttcaagaagcgtgagtattacggttaaaatttaaatgagagAAAAGCAGATGGGTATTTCAGTAGTCCTCAAAAATTGTAGTAAAATGCGATGCTGCGAGTGTTGTTATTGTCACCAAACATTTTGTAAGCTCTTCTTTGATTTCGATCAAAGCGGACCGAAATCAAAGAAGAGCGGATCTCCCTAACAAGCTGAAccttattactctatgatttatttattttctgcacgactccatttaatgttttctgtaaatggTATCCTTTTCCATTCGGAAAAGAAATaggtaatatttctttacaatacaaaatacaaatcgtgatggacttgcagtttgcctgaggagtgttttttagagactattttttttggtagtttttgtactatgaacatAAAATAGTGGtatgcgaagtaaagttctgaattttaaattcatgacacttaaaaaaactagttgaattggtcaaaatttacgttcagaAAATGAAGTCTCTTATGTTGTCGGAACCTGCCCATGGTTTTCAGAAATTATGTCGGTAGATGCTTTGAAGACGGGTCGCAATGTGATGGGATTTACATATAACGACTTCGTCAAAGGTCGCGTTAACCACAACGTTTGGATGTAAAAGTTGGAAAGTTTAGATTTGTATTCTAATCTTGGCTTTAATGATCGTATTCCATACGTTCTTATAAATAATCTTAAGTCTTACTGATTCCACCTATATTCCGGTGTTGCTGAAGGAAGTCACCTATGGCcgcttttgtttcttattttggtAAATGATATTCCACtttgatttcgtttttttttctttattactattttctgatgataaaaaaaatattcgttcGTTCAATAGTAATAACACTTGATAAGTGGTGCtagaataattatttataattatattttgaataccTCAAAATGCCATATTATGTCATTTCATCGGGACCAGTCCAATTTTTCATTCTTATACAATTGATGACAAACTTCTTGGCAGTAAAAATGAATTAAGGAcctttgcattttatttgatcaaaaactcaatattattattattattattatattttattaactagtaattaaaattacaaggtaatatacataaaaaaaaaggagagaGCCTAGCTGCGAAGACTATTGGCTCTGcttgttattaaaatgtttatacatttaagttgagggttgtaagaaatttatttacattttcgaTATTTGAACTGGTGGGGTTTTTCAATACGTCATAgattgatatatttttgaagattgatGAAAGAGCAGGTTTCGATGATTGACAGTTTTCGAGGAGGTGAGTTAAACTCATGGTTGTATTGCAGGTGGAGCATATCGgtggattgtttttatttagaagGTGTTTGTGAGTTGTTGAAGTGTGACCAAGTCTTAAGCGGATGTAGttagagattttttgttttgatacgtTTGTAGGGTATTGGGGATAGGTTTtatgttcattaattttttcataatggTGGTGGTATAGGCTCCATTCGATTTCTTGTTTTCTTCTCAAGGTGTCCAGTATTTGGGTTTTCAGGTCTTTTTTGGTGTATATATTGAATTTATACACTGGTGATATGTTGGTAGAGGTTGCTGCTTTATCAGCTTCTTCGTTTCCACGTATTTTAGAATGTCCTGGAGTCCacatcagttttattttattcggcTTCATTATTATCTTGTTCCTTATCGCGGAAATAAGATCTGAAtcgttgtttggatttttaactgCTTTCAGGACTGATATGCTATCAGAGCATATTACGAACTTATCATTGGAATTCCTTATTGATTTGGTTGCTTGCAGAATAGCAAAC
It encodes:
- the LOC129938875 gene encoding F-box/WD repeat-containing protein 4, with the protein product MLTICDLNLDCLVKIFCYCNASDLVNLCRASSFFNSVINNHIYFAKTLDLLLCGHRDDPAICERTFNNLSYRSRLSIGTNWINGRYKETTYFNSNRMCAAKIHLDKENLYITHQRYLRIHKRLRDEPLRRRWSEEICTSAKADISDFVKKKDTLFAGRVYGSGFIYEDGITTDVRLHDVNEYLWCVDFSNNLFLSSTDKCTKLWQRADQFGLLYLDLVKDYPESYKTMQFIPDGDRFYGGLYTDQGQRALREVDIETETVRTLNSKTFSIYDLKLKDDNVIFTANFDTTFRMYDRRVDADVGIWEDQFGSSIYCLEYDGLYAVLCGVKHHCRVNLYDIRMPEKCVQIYFPSARNGRTSPVYSIACDSRYLFVATDRNLRVLDFKADWAANRDYRNLFKTVIRG